In Mustela nigripes isolate SB6536 chromosome 2, MUSNIG.SB6536, whole genome shotgun sequence, a single window of DNA contains:
- the TMEM42 gene encoding transmembrane protein 42 has protein sequence MAEGPQSPGGAVCPTAYPDAPAEFPPHLQAGAMRRRFWGVFNCLCAGAFGALAAASAKLAFGSEVNMAFCILGVIMMATTNSLMWTFFSRGLSFSMSSAIASVTVTFSNILSSAFLGFVLYGECQEVLWWGGVFLILCGLSLIHRKLPPSGKATAERKQQ, from the exons ATGGCCGAGGGGCCGCAGTCCCCCGGCGGCGCCGTGTGCCCGACCGCCTACCCCGACGCCCCCGCGGAATTCCCCCCTCACCTCCAGGCCGGCGCGATGCGGCGCCGCTTCTGGGGAGTGTTCAACTGCCTGTGCGCCGGCGCGTTCGGGGCCCTGGCCGCCGCCTCCGCCAAGCTGGCCTTCGGCAGCGAG GTGAACATGGCCTTCTGCATCTTAGGCGTCATCATGATGGCGACCACCAATTCTCTGATGTGGACGTTCTTTAGccggggcctcagtttctccatgtcTTCGGCCATTGCGTCCGTCACGGTGACATTTTCAAACATCCTCAGCTCG GCCTTCCTGGGTTTTGTGTTGTATGGAGAGTGCCAGGAGGTCTTGTGGTGGGGAGGCGTGTTCCTCATCCTCTGCGGACTCAGCCTGATCCACAGGAAGCTGCCCCCCAGTGGGAAGGCCACCGCCGAACGCAAGCAGCAGTAA